Proteins from one Bactrocera neohumeralis isolate Rockhampton chromosome 3, APGP_CSIRO_Bneo_wtdbg2-racon-allhic-juicebox.fasta_v2, whole genome shotgun sequence genomic window:
- the LOC126753350 gene encoding protein piccolo isoform X2, whose translation MATTMQQSAAPANAATNPQLKRIVYSKYRELLGSYNDKANAIIETLPAYMVREDRGFHCEPSSAVTATVTAAAPATVASKTIISIPARSTITTTITPPSQHITATIAGTAAPAAHTNGTAPPNCAAAALLRQVAAAAAAAAAAQGERVSELYGGSAQRGYEAPACVQNAMVTKDKKPFTYTPGGIDLSQIKSERMAKRLARNAQAEGATGASQQNRPTQPQSPGSGGNAASQIGAAGMGMPFQVLPPPPPPAPIGVAGKKLNGTSAPPPPPPPSSSNTLAPPQNGGGPGSAPGSPNAQRKSPTPQRFEPPPLGFRPEIKIPPNPMAALRKVPPPVEKNTFWKDEYVRDRSKSPMVGENDRASSPNTAANGHAVSAGCGEPATVSLNNNVNNNNNNDVNEHVDGYKKPTTTTQQPELNYNSNNSTQQQQYTPPQPTYSPSYQPLQQQQQQQPQYNNITPPLSVATPSQPQPQQQQQSPRPEFRSVAPPQSPSVHVYTRQTDSPRAESGTPPQRATDSPFRYGGPQPLQQQQQPPQQQRAPPAISPLAQQQPSKLYTSSPTGAGAPAQPTTANTSPNSQPAAQTVPWRTQRTPTQQQQPQSQPQTTAIYNNVSPQQQQQTQPASAYQGPKPSNVGSLYIAPLAAPTEPQAPNVVRQFQQQQQQQQARESPIRQIPQQQQTSQQQQAQPLRSTVPWLSTKPKANDQPEWARPEENGNVVPSSLNRIKSPPPPQSQQQQQQQVYYQQPQQQQPQPQLYGYQPEQGNGFAVAAPTNFGSHGIGSTGLRLQINANPIVNNAATQQTGPRERIIPIQLEQTPTNTTSQQPNFNVSYGGITTAPSSYVVRSPNQFVDQGYNNFPSSAGANQQPSAQRVMSPTQQLNAPRIVQQQQQYTNNNNGAGGGANRSRVIPIAMEGEGTRGPISPSPIVLQNNSPTSSSDPRSSPIQSKSFRILQKITDTIDDGSGDDRKAESHVDVEPQLQRPQYARQMSAQQARQQPNVEQMRRMQIAAEPQQQQQQQQSQAPQAWNQGNAFKSSQQHTIYNNNNDMPQPYIHPSEQQVPEPKKYTGSAIPSRSFKILQAMTTPENAAELAATDRVELNETPLKAKENESKNISNKNCTEYVNEYNEGTSETTNTHSTTHAPSTTSSSSSISSLSSDSCNYPIPKHPYPAYGYAYPYPWYPPPMPPTNGEAYPAWPYPYSMPPPPPPPSTQVQTNEQSGDAASHTPYATHYPYYYPYYPPPPPPAHNPYAYMQTPRAQTPNEFDSQNAYHEINASAAYPAYVPPYPYPYPVAPSYSQSTTSSRASSVLPDIIVTPSTDDMPSQVILQHHIKIEKSEPPKRNDAVVIEEVATSDNEMRPPELRREQREGSVIDMLSQRLANMSKVVEHNLNMSKDVEKNYAGERDKDFGEKSPTDNASPVPVGIVTLASETEVSSDSESSSDEDSDVTPKCVETNGLQAIKSVTNIQIYKNGNININEVDDEDDVTTADGESDIFDEDDNEEDVAEELELDEYIEENDDMDYDNLSVIYEEESEIEHSSDKPNTIIQRDGSNASDATTVERDDAVEQQIEENDNNDDAEEDSTSVTVRLPLKFSFNDENVATVEVGKSQIEERRHSTSSEGKRSTAFVIAEPQNDSDNEAGGAYEYDDDCEVSVTISLSGSSRSSSMERKPDGRRVSAAYPIEELPTPEPPSAASSNENVSVSFSINARNKFMGQTIRDDVTNNIAMLKSVTHKETIQEKVKEEIKEPDISTKQIKEGPVMKEEPVAKESVTPVIPSDDLDFFATLRATKLQAQKMMETSANYWGKLKEKEEPKKEEVKEEVVVSTTTEPDPEVDDIWADRNEDLPKPVPKLKLADAKDDFWSTFAAATRKTHEEMQAEDVVVEKKSVNTDIKKDEAPAQVHAGRKVTFGDTVDIKNKVETVVESEEVDFWAEIEKSKETKTTEKKTKLKTENAYERKEISEVMHRSNTMKSSTKVLPTALQADLYTPPPSPQVEEESIESEDDDSEADEEEVQYEKGNVSRKLSQPKAPVEEKEDEEDFWASVEKAKAAIGTTKQYSTYDKVEVPSAQTVVEEIDFWADIEKNKNITATTNELSTLNNVEAPSVQAVVEEVDFWADIEKNKNITTTTNELSTPNNAEATSVQAVAEEVDFWADIEKNKNITTTTNELSTHNNVKSSPAQEIVEEVDFWAEIENNKNDRTTTKKVSAINNVETPSAQTVAEEVDFWANIKNNKEQIATTEPYSTTNNAVAPSTQAVVEESNYWANIENNTETTQTPQHIYDPTLYPEEPREVDTDEEIDFWAEIEAKDQDTDDVNFYKSASFWANRERHNSVDETPYSKVLTKPFPANLPDEPTVNVGLWAALEAAKGEEPEYIDPAVEEEKALAAQFNEIPVEEDAVDKAENFEDINKSSSDIWDVASLHEPVVANVWAPPVETNELSKPYQDLEQWIHNNDNNENTEPVAEERTKTERVEETDEANVKRNNYRKAMAFFTTSIDEQKEVNAEKKPRKGRSSNRNSLVGTENANVNEKESIENAVNNYYKETLEQSTARGKSVGLDSFCTENSLQQTINQTRCKSVGVEITRNTLNTDVDTEPYTTEVFTERNKTPTNFEQTLPEVYVEPIVERKLLPNGLPDLGLKKEEVKISVRDRISAFETGAVETPTTAKKTDDSKTHSLSVESCTPRGTLSRNSSQRSESEIEEDDSGVTDMNKPLSETDTESESFPELRKMSSYQRAATHSRLFKLLQDDNDPLEDEKLSKELADEYHFKPSRRKIVHNVSITRRQNPKALADAETMTQRRERLSLPLRKNTSIDADNPSTPNSPASPIMGQPSSNTSVSDKLVNELVQSLLLKRDSSHLRQMPMEKLQAAAKRVLEEELDSLENTSVETTPALTPNDIKNDKSYADYYDTWTHANGSVVDGMPPKAYRAMQDAQRRSPWSVRCPRVLSSKTINRDLARVTESPEIFARNSKSPDCLSQSREGSVSRWRKV comes from the exons GTATGGCGGCTCCGCTCAACGGGGCTACGAAGCGCCCGCCTGCGTACAGAATGCAATGGTGACAAAAGACAAGAAGCCATTCACCTACACACCGGGCGGCATTGATCTCTCACAAATCAAATCGGAGCGCATGGCGAAGCGTTTGGCGCGCAACGCACAAGCCGAAGGCGCCACGGGCGCCTCACAACAAAACAGACCGACACAGCCGCAATCGCCAGGCAGTGGCGGCAATGCTGCTTCGCAAATCGGCGCCGCCGGCATGGGTATGCCGTTCCAGGTGCTgccaccgccgccaccaccagcgCCAATCGGAGTAGCGGGTAAGAAATTGAATGGCACATCggcaccgccaccaccaccaccacctaGCTCCTCCAATACATTAGCACCACCACAGAATGGCGGTGGACCGGGTAGTGCGCCCGGTTCGCCCAACGCGCAACGCAAGTCGCCCACACCGCAACGTTTCGAACCGCCACCATTGGGTTTCCGACCGGAAATCAAAATACCGCCAAATCCAATGGCGGCATTGCGCAAAGTACCACCGCCGGTGGAGAAGAATACCTTCTGGAAGGATGAGTATGTGCGCGATCGCTCCAAGAGTCCCATGGTGGGTGAAAATGATCGTGCTAGTTCACCGAATACCGCCGCTAATGGTCATGCCGTTAGCGCCGGTTGCGGTGAGCCAGCTACGGTCAGTCTTAACAACAATgtgaacaacaataacaacaacgatgtCAACGAACATGTCGATG GTTATAAGAAACCAACAACGACTACCCAGCAACCTGAACTtaactacaacagcaacaactccactcaacaacaacaatacacacCGCCTCAACCCACGTACTCACCATCCTATCAGCCattgcagcagcaacagcaacaacagcctcAATATAACAACATCACACCACCCTTGTCGGTTGCAACGCCATCACAACCGCAaccgcagcagcaacaacaatcgcCACGCCCTGAGTTCCGTAGCGTTGCACCGCCACAATCGCCAAGTGTCCATGTCTACACGCGTCAAACGGACAGTCCACGTGCTGAAAGTGGCACACCGCCACAACGCGCCACCGATAGTCCCTTCCGATATGGCGGTCCACAACcactgcagcagcagcagcagccaccGCAACAACAACGCGCTCCACCAGCTATTTCACCGCTAGCACAGCAGCAACCATCAAAGCTGTATACTTCATCACCGACCGGCGCTGGAGCCCCAGCACAGCCAACAACAGCCAACACTTCTCCCAACTCACAGCCAGCGGCACAAACTGTGCCCTGGCGCACTCAACGTACTCCgacgcaacaacagcaaccacagTCGCAGCCACAAACGACTGCGATATATAACAATGTCtcgccacaacaacagcagcaaactCAGCCAGCTTCGGCCTATCAGGGCCCCAAGCCG TCCAATGTCGGCTCGCTCTATATTGCGCCCCTGGCAGCACCTACTGAGCCGCAGGCACCCAATGTTGTGCGTCAatttcagcaacaacaacagcaacagcaagcaCGCGAATCACCAATTCGTCAAAtaccccaacaacaacaaacatcacagcaacaacaagcacagcCTTTACGCTCCACGGTGCCTTGGCTGAGCACAAAGCCGAAGGCAAACGATCAGCCAGAATGGGCGCGTCCCGAGGAAAATGGCAATGTGGTGCCTTCGTCGCTGAATCGCATTAAGTCGCCGCCGCCACCacagtcacaacaacaacagcagcagcaagtaTACTATCAacaaccacagcaacaacaaccgcaacCTCAGCTCTACGGCTATCAGCCTGAGCAGGGTAACGGTTTTGCTGTAGCAGCACCCACGAATTTCGGTAGCCATGGCATTGGCAGCACTGGCTTACGCCTGCAAATCAATGCCAACCCTATTGTCAATAATGCGGCAACTCAACAAACTGGTCCAAGG GAACGCATCATACCCATCCAGTTGGAGCAGACACCGACGAATACTACATCACAGCAACCGAACTTCAATGTCAGCTATGGTGGCATCACTACTG CACCGAGCAGCTATGTGGTGCGTTCGCCCAATCAATTCGTTGATCAAGGTTACAACAATTTCCCATCCTCAGCTGGCGCCAATCAACAGCCATCAGCTCAGCGTGTGATGTCGCCAACACAGCAACTGAATGCTCCACgcattgtacaacaacaacagcaatatacGAATAACAACAACGGCGCTGGTGGTGGCGCTAATCGCTCGCGCGTCATACCCATCGCTATGGAGGGTGAGGGCACACGTGGCCCCATTTCACCATCACCAATCGTTTTGCAAAA CAACTCGCCCACTTCTTCTAGCGATCCACGCTCGTCACCCATACAATCGAAATCCTttagaattttgcaaaaaatcacTGACACTATTGACGACGGTAGCGGCGATGATAGGAAAGCAGAAAGCCATGTCGACGTAGAGCCACAATTACAACGACCACAATACGCGAGACAAATGAGCGCCCAACAGGCGCGTCAACAACCGAATGTAGAGCAAATGAGACGCATGCAAATCGCCGCCGaaccacagcagcagcagcaacagcaacagtcaCAAGCGCCACAGGCATGGAATCAAG gTAATGCTTTTAAAAGCTCACAGCAGCACACcatttacaacaataacaatg acATGCCACAACCATATATCCACCCTAGTGAACAGCAAGTACCCGAACCGAAAAAATACACCGGTAGCGCAATACCAAGTCGatcgtttaaaattttgcaagcgATGACAACACCAGAAAATGCTG ccgAGTTGGCAGCTACAGATCGTGTTGAATTGAACGAAACCCCTTTGAAAGccaaagaaaatgaaagcaaaaatatttctaataaaaattgtacTGAATATGTGAATGAATATAATGAAGGCACATCCGAAACCACAAATACCCATAGCACAACACATGCACCATCCACCACATCATCCTCATCCTCTATATCATCGCTCAGCTCCGATTCTTGCAACTATCCCATACCCAAACATCCTTACCCCGCCTATGGCTATGCATATCCATATCCCTGGTATCCGCCGCCAATGCCACCGACTAACGGTGAGGCATATCCGGCATGGCCGTACCCATATAGCATgcctccaccaccaccaccaccctcAACACAGGTACAGACTAATGAACAAAGCGGCGATGCCGCGTCGCATACTCCATATGCCACACACTATCCTTACTATTATCCTTACTATCCCCCACCGCCGCCACCAGCACACAACCCTTATGCTTATATGCAAACGCCCCGTGCTCAAACCCCAAATGAATTTGATTCGCAAAATGCTTATCACGAAATTAATGCAAGCGCCGCATATCCCGCTTATGTGCCGCCATACCCATACCCTTACCCGGTAGCGCCTAGCTACAGTCAGAGCACGACGTCGAGTCGCGCTAGCAGTGTATTGCCCGACATCATTGTTACGCCCAGCACGGATGATATGCCCTCACAGGTTATATTGCAACATCacataaaaatcgaaaaaagtgAACCGCCAAAGCGCAATGATGCTGTCGTGATCGAAGAGGTCGCTACGAGTGACAATGAGATGAGGCCGCCAGAGTTGAGGCGCGAACAACGTGAGGGTTCCGTTATTGATATGTTGTCACAACGTTTGGCGAATATGTCCAAAGTTGTCGAACATAATCTGAATATGAGCAAAGATGTCGAGAAGAACTATGCCGGCGAGCGTGATAAGGATTTCGGCGAAAAATCACCGACGGATAACGCATCGCCAGTACCGGTAGGTATTGTAACTTTAGCTTCGGAGACCGAAGTGAGTTCGGACTCCGAAAGCAGCAGTGATGAGGATTCGGATGTGACGCCCAAATGTGTCGAAACGAATGGCTTGCAGGCAATAAAATCTGTCACAAATATACAAATCTACAAGAATGGTAATATAAACATAAACGAAGTCGATGATGAAGACGATGTGACAACGGCTGACGGCGAGAGCGATATCTTCGATGAGGATGACAATGAAGAAGATGTCGCTGAGGAGCTTGAGTTGGATGAATATATTGAGGAAAACGATGATATGGACTACGATAACCTGAGTGTCATCTACGAAGAGGAGAGTGAAATTGAACATAGCAGCGATAAGCCGAATACAATCATACAACGTGATGGTTCTAATGCCAGTGATGCTACAACAGTTGAGCGTGACGACGCTGTCGAGCAGCAAATTGAGGAGAATGACAACAATGACGACGCAGAGGAGGACTCCACCTCGGTTACCGTACGTTTACCATTAAAGTTCTCATTCAACGATGAGAATGTAGCCACTGTGGAGGTCGGCAAATCACAAATTGAAGAAAGACGCCATAGCACGTCTTCGGAAGGTAAGCGCAGCACTGCATTTGTCATTGCGGAACCTCAAAATGACTCCGACAATGAAGCAGGAGGAGCTTATGAGTACGATGATGATTGTGAAGTAAGTGTAACGATAAGCTTGAGTGGGTCTTCACGTTCGAGTTCAATGGAACGCAAGCCCGACGGACGACGCGTCTCAGCAGCATATCCAATTGAAGAGCTACCAACACCAGAGCCGCCAAGCGCAGCATCGAGTAACGAAAACGTTTCGGTGTCATTCTCAATAAATGCGCGCAACAAATTTATGGGTCAAACTATCAGGGATGATGTGACCAATAATATAGCGATGTTGAAAAGTGTGACGCACAAAGAGACCATACAGGAAAaagtaaaagaagaaataaaggAACCAGATATAAGTacgaaacaaataaaagaaggGCCAGTGATGAAAGAAGAGCCTGTGGCGAAAGAATCAGTTACGCCAGTAATTCCGTCCGACGATTTGGACTTCTTTGCTACACTACGTGCAACTAAGCTGCAAGCGCAGAAAATGATGGAGACATCAGCGAACTATTGGGGCAAGTTAAAGGAAAAGGAGGAACCCAAAAAGGAAGAAGTAAAGGAGGAAGTTGTCGTCTCAACTACAACAGAGCCCGACCCAGAGGTGGATGATATTTGGGCTGATAGAAACGAGGATTTACCGAAGCCGGTGccgaaattaaaattagccGATGCTAAAGACGATTTCTGGTCCACATTTGCGGCGGCAACGCGAAAAACACACGAGGAAATGCAAGCAGAAGATGTTGTTGTAGAAAAAAAGTCGGTAAACACAGATATCAAGAAGGATGAAGCCCCTGCTCAGGTCCATGCTGGCCGTAAGGTCACATTTGGAGACACGGTAGATATTAAAAACAAGGTAGAAACTGTAGTCGAGTCGGAAGAAGTTGACTTTTGGGCAGAGATCGAAAAATCCAAGGAAACTAAGACAACTGAAAAGAAAACCAAACTCAAGACCGAAAATGCATACGAACGTAAAGAAATAAGTGAAGTTATGCATAGATCAAACACTATGAAGTCATCCACTAAGGTTCTACCAACAGCGCTACAAGCAGATTTGTATACACCGCCTCCATCACCACAGGTAGAAGAAGAGTCAATCGAGAGTGAGGACGATGATTCAGAAGCAGATGAAGAAGAGGTTCAGTATGAAAAAGGGAATGTTAGCAGAAAACTGTCTCAACCAAAAGCACCAGTGGAGGAGAAAGAAGATGAGGAAGACTTCTGGGCTTCTGTGGAAAAAGCTAAAGCCGCAATTGGCACAACAAAACAATACTCAACTTACGACAAAGTAGAAGTTCCATCAGCACAAACGGTTGTTGAAGAGATCGACTTTTGGGCTGACATTGAAAAGAACAAGAATATTACAGCTACAACGAATGAGTTATCAACACTCAACAATGTAGAGGCTCCTTCAGTCCAAGCCGTTGTTGAGGAAGTCGACTTCTGGGccgatattgaaaaaaataagaatattacAACTACAACGAATGAGTTATCAACCCCCAACAACGCAGAGGCGACTTCAGTCCAAGCCGTTGCTGAGGAAGTTGACTTCTGGGCcgatatagaaaaaaataagaatattacAACTACAACGAATGAGTTATCAACCCATAATAATGTGAAGTCTTCCCCAGCCCAAGAGATTGTTGAGGAAGTAGACTTTTGggctgaaattgaaaataataagaatgacagaactacaacaaaaaaagtatcaGCAATCAACAACGTAGAAACTCCTTCAGCCCAAACGGTTGCTGAGGAAGTCGACTTCTGggccaacataaaaaataacaaagaacAAATTGCCACAACTGAACCATATTCAACAACCAACAATGCAGTGGCTCCTTCAACACAAGCCGTTGTAGAAGAAAGCAATTACTGGGCAAACATTGAAAACAATACCGAAACAACGCAGACCCCTCAACATATCTATGATCCCACACTTTACCCCGAAGAACCACGTGAAGTTGATACCGATGAAGAGATCGATTTCTGGGCTGAAATCGAAGCTAAAGATCAAGACACGGACGATGTTAATTTCTATAAATCTGCATCTTTCTGGGCCAACCGTGAGCGCCATAATTCTGTCGATGAAACACCTTATTCTAAAGTGTTAACTAAACCATTCCCTGCTAACTTGCCCGACGAGCCAACTGTAAACGTGGGTCTATGGGCAGCATTAGAAGCCGCGAAAGGTGAAGAACCCGAATACATTGACCCAGCTGTGGAGGAAGAGAAGGCTCTAGCAGCACAATTTAATGAGATCCCAGTGGAAGAAGACGCAGTAGATAAAGCAGAAAACTTTGAAGATATCAATAAAAGCTCAAGTGACATTTGGGATGTAGCATCTCTACACGAACCTGTTGTGGCAAATGTTTGGGCGCCACCGGTAGAGACCAATGAGCTTAGCAAGCCATACCAAGATCTCGAACAATGGATACATAATAAcgataataatgaaaataccGAACCGGTGGCGGAGGAGCGCACTAAAACTGAACGCGTTGAAGAGACAGATGAGGCAAATGTCAAACGCAATAATTACCGTAAAGCTATGGCCTTCTTCACTACGTCTATTGATGAGCAGAAGGAAGTGAACGCCGAGAAAAAACCAAGAAAAGGCCGATCTTCAAATAGAAACTCGCTAGTCGGGACAGAAAACGcgaatgtaaatgaaaaagaaagcaTCGAAAATGCAGTAAACAACTATTACAAAGAAACCCTTGAACAATCCACAGCAAGAGGCAAGAGTGTCGGGCTCGACAGCTTCTGTACTGAAAATAGCCTACAACAAACCATAAATCAGACTAGATGTAAAAGTGTAGGTGTGGAAATAACAAGAAATACACTGAACACAGATGTTGATACCGAACCGTACACCACGGAAGTGTTTACGGAACGCAATAAAACACCAACAAACTTCGAGCAGACCTTACCCGAGGTTTATGTGGAGCCCATTGTAGAGAGAAAGCTTTTACCTAACGGTTTACCTGATTTGGGTCTTAAGAAGGAAGAGGTTAAGATTTCAGTACGCGATCGAATCTCTGCTTTCGAAACTGGTGCGGTGGAAACGCCAACCACAGCAAAGAAAACTGACGATAGCAAAACACACTCACTCTCGGTAGAGAGCTGCACACCCAGAGGAACGCTGTCGCGTAACAGTTCACAACGTTCCGAGTCGGAAATTGAGGAAGATGACTCCGGTGTAACGGATATGAATAAACCACTTTCCGAAACTGACACCGAATCCGAAAGCTTCCCCGAGCTGCGTAAAATGAGCAGCTATCAACGCGCCGCCACACATTCCAGACTCTTTAAGCTGCTGCAAGACGACAACGATCCGCTCGAAGACGAAAAACTAAGCAAAGAGCTCGCCGACGAATATCACTTCAAACCAAGCCGCCGCAAGATCGTACACAATGTATCCATCACACGTCGGCAGAATCCGAAAGCGCTTGCCGATGCCGAAACCATGACACAACGACGCGAACGACTCTCACTGCCACTACGTAAAAACACCAGCATCGATGCGGATAATCCCTCGACACCCAACAGTCCAGCCTCACCGATTATGGGACAACCGTCCAGTAACACTAGCGTCAGCGATAAACTAGTCAATGAATTGGTGCAGAGTCTGCTATTGAAACGCGATAGCAGCCATTTGCGTCAAATGCCCATGGAAAAGCTGCAGGCAGCTGCCAAACGTGTGCTTGAAGAGGAGCTGGACTCATTGGAAAATACATCGGTCGAGACGACACCGGCGCTCACACCAAACGACATCAAAAACGACAAAAGCTATGCCGACTACTATGATACATGGACGCACGCGAACGGCAGCGTCGTGGACGGCATGCCCCCAAAAGCGTATCGCGCTATGCAAGATGCGCAGCGGCGTAGTCCTTGGTCCGTGCGTTGTCCACGTGTACTCAGCTCGAAAACGATAAATCGCGATTTGGCGCGTGTAACCGAGTCGCCGGAGATTTTCGCACGAAATAGCAAAAGTCCCGACTGTCTCTCGCAATCGCGCGAGGGCTCGGTGAGTCGTTGGCGCAAAGTTTAG